The genomic window AGACTAACGATAAAAATATAGATAATACCATAACTTATGAAGCTATAAAAATAAATTCTAATGGTGGACGAGGATATATAGAAGTAAATGGACATGTTGAAGTAAATGATACTAAAAAAGTCTTTGTAGATAAAAAATTAAAAGTGGAAGAAGTATTTGTTCAAGAGGGAGATTATGTAGAAAAAGGACAACTTCTTATGACTTTTGACGAAACAGAAAGAAATAATATTATGAGAAATTTAGAGAGAGAACAACTAACTCTTAGAAAATTAGAAAGAGATTATAAAATTGAAAAACAATTAAATGAAATTGGTGGAAGTCCAGATAATACTTTATTAGAATATGAAGAAGATATTAGAAGAACTCAAATTAATATTGAAGAATATATGGAAGATTTAGAAAAAACAGCAGAAGAAATAAAAAGTCCTGTAAGTGGAACTATAACATCTTTGACAGCTCAAGAAAATTATTTAGTTGATACAGATTCTCCACTTATGGAAATAGCCGATTTATCAGATATAAAAATTGTATTAGAAGTACCAGAATATGATGTAAAAAATATATATTTAGGTCAAAGTTTAATTTTGAAACCTGAAGTTTTTGAAAAGAAAGAATCTTTTACAGGAGTAATAACAAAAATTTCTAAAATATCAGAAGTATCAGAAATAACCTCAGAAAATGTATTGACAGCTGAAGTAAAACCAGATAAAACCATTCCATATATAGTTCCTGGTTTTAAAGTTACTGCTACTATATATTTAGATAGAAAAGTATCAGAAATATTAATACCAAAAACATCTGCAATATTTGAAAATGATAATTATTATGTTTTTGTTTACAATAATGATGGAACAATTAAAAAGAAAAATATAAAAGTTGAAAGTTTAAAAGGAGATAATTTAATAGTAAAAGAGGGGCTAACTTTTGATGAAATTATACTTACAACTCCAGATATAAGTTTAATAGATGGAGAAAAAGTTATAATAAAAGTAAAAGGTGAGAAAAATGGAAACAATGTTAGAAGTAAACAATCTAAATAAATTTTATATAAATGGAGATATGAAATTACATGCTTTAAAAAATATAAACTTTAATATAAAAGATGGAGAATTTATAGCTATTATGGGAAGTAGTGGAAGTGGAAAATCTACTATGATGAATATATTAGGTTGTTTAGATAGAAATTTTTCAGGTAAATATATTTTAGATAAAATAGATATTTCTAAGATAGGAGAAAAAGATATTTCATCTATAAGAAATCAAAAAATAGGTTTTGTATTTCAATCATTTAATTTATTATCAAAATTAACAGCATTAGAAAATGTAGAATTGCCTTTAGTTTATGCTGGAGTTAATAAAAAAGAAAGAGAAATAAGAGCAAAAGAGATATTAACGAAAGTAGGTTTAATAGATAGAATACATCATAAACCAACAGAACTTTCTGGA from Fusobacterium perfoetens ATCC 29250 includes these protein-coding regions:
- a CDS encoding efflux RND transporter periplasmic adaptor subunit, with protein sequence MKNINTKLILGIVIIFIILGYKFLKTNDKNIDNTITYEAIKINSNGGRGYIEVNGHVEVNDTKKVFVDKKLKVEEVFVQEGDYVEKGQLLMTFDETERNNIMRNLEREQLTLRKLERDYKIEKQLNEIGGSPDNTLLEYEEDIRRTQINIEEYMEDLEKTAEEIKSPVSGTITSLTAQENYLVDTDSPLMEIADLSDIKIVLEVPEYDVKNIYLGQSLILKPEVFEKKESFTGVITKISKISEVSEITSENVLTAEVKPDKTIPYIVPGFKVTATIYLDRKVSEILIPKTSAIFENDNYYVFVYNNDGTIKKKNIKVESLKGDNLIVKEGLTFDEIILTTPDISLIDGEKVIIKVKGEKNGNNVRSKQSK
- a CDS encoding ABC transporter ATP-binding protein; translation: MLEVNNLNKFYINGDMKLHALKNINFNIKDGEFIAIMGSSGSGKSTMMNILGCLDRNFSGKYILDKIDISKIGEKDISSIRNQKIGFVFQSFNLLSKLTALENVELPLVYAGVNKKEREIRAKEILTKVGLIDRIHHKPTELSGGQKQRVAIARALINNPSIILADEPTGNLDSISEKEIMELFTELNNQGKTIIIVSHEPEVANYVKRIILFKDGEIIKDGERL